The DNA region ATTGGTTTCATCGTCATAATCTCCTATTTCCCCACCGGCTTCCACATCCAGGTGATGTACTCGTTCTCGGCATCCTCGTAGAGCTTGCCGATCGTCATCTCCACCGTCTGCCCGATCTTGAGGCCTTCGATGGTAGTGGTCATGCCCAGTACGCGCATGCCCTCTGGGACGTCAACCATGGCCACGCCGTAGGGCTTGAACGGGTCCATCTTGAA from Chloroflexota bacterium includes:
- a CDS encoding OB-fold domain-containing protein, whose product is LASKCKKCGAYFFPTVPFCGNPDCAKDKANMEVVPLSNKGTMYTYTIHTAQPAQPFKMDPFKPYGVAMVDVPEGMRVLGMTTTIEGLKIGQTVEMTIGKLYEDAENEYITWMWKPVGK